The Homalodisca vitripennis isolate AUS2020 chromosome 7, UT_GWSS_2.1, whole genome shotgun sequence DNA segment GTATCTGTCTGCCCGTAGAATAACTTTTGATACATATATCGTAGaaacttaaaacttggtacataggttgtTTTTTGGCTGAGGAAGAACTGTATTGGTTCtgtggtaaaaaagtaaaaattaatagttaaaactgAATTCCAATATCTTTTGGATAATTAAACCATGATGACAGCAATACAAATTTAGaataaacaactttataaacagactgagtacaatcatatgacatttttcagGTATGTAAGTTATTGTGTTGGATTGGTGGTTACAATACTAACGTACGTTAAATTGCGTTATTTCGGATTCTCCGGTACTCCGGTGTTATCAGAGTttttaattaacagttttttttattaaaaataataaaaacattttatagtaacaACTGTATGAAACTTCTTATTGAAATGATTCATACAAAATTCCAACCAAAAGAAACAGATCTTTTAAATAAACGGAACCAAAATGAATAAGATGGGTGTATGAATAAGGTAGGAAGTTGTGAACGATTCAatacaacattttgtaatatCCTATGACAAGAACAACTTCTAAAAAGGATGTCAGAAAGCTCAGCAAGACGCTTAAACTGTAAGTGGGGTGACAGCAAGATTTAAAACCTACAATTTGGAATGTAATAGGAtatactttttgactttttaaaatgtCACATTGATATCCAATAATTAACGATAATAACTAAATACTtttctgaatatttaataatttgtacagGAATAGCAGGATaatggaaattttccatcgttatatgttacaagatgTATAACTTTATGAGTGAAGTATTTAAATCTATCTTCTTaggataaaaactattttaagaaaaaggtaaaaagaaaaaggaagaaaaaagagGCGTGAAACGTACCCGAAAATGCTTGTAGTCCAGATAGGAAAAAATGAACCCACAGTATGCAAGTCACGAGCACAAAAATTCAAGAGCACTATCACAAGTCTCACCAGCACAGGCAAAAGTGGGACACTAACAAGGAAATCAATTTGATGTAAAGGCAAGGGGTTCCTCCTCTCAGGCAGTAtaactgacgaagaggatagattaaattcttgaaacgttttgttatacATCTAGTAACATATAACCATAACAAATGTCTGAAACCATATTATTCTTCAAAACATTCATCGCCATTAACAATCATATTAAGCAAAGAAGTTGTACCAGTTCTTGGTATTTATATTATAGTGTTCTACATACAAataactctttgtttgaaggttatttttgacgatggaaggattgtgaaggaaacaggatttttcctgacatttgccatcgttcagtgaaacaataaatcgttgttaaaattccaaaacgtggtgttactgatttcttgtttcactgaacgatggcaaatgtccgggaaaatcctgtttccttcacaaataactcgttattatactatattttatccaaatgtttaacaaatcattcaaatttataaatgtggtattgtttttatgatttgtatttttgatcATATTGTTCATTTCAGAAACTCATACTGCACAGTGTACAGAGTGAACTGCCTGAGTATGGTGGAGATGGTTTTGTCAGTTTATCCATATTGTACATTTCGTTTGCTGTATTTATGTGGTGTGTGGCTCCCGTCATGAGTGTTACTGGACCAAAATGTGCCCTTACCCTGGGAGCAGTTGGGTTCAGGTACATAGTCATATTATACTACTTGTTATCCACACTAATTAACCAGAGTATGTTACAGTTATTACTATTGTAGTCATAGTgcgttacttttttatatttaacaaacataCTGACTAACTGGTaatttaaactacaataattttttttctccttTTTCATTAGAACGAGAAAATTTAATTACTCTCCtctcaaatattacattttagaacACCAATATACTCTCAATAGCATCTTAATGTATCTTGAGTGATCCTAATCAAGGACGTTGCCAgcaagggggtccaaggggttCGGACCcctttatcaatttttaaacgttttaattacttttctagtaaacaattcagtattactgacatactcctgaaagatcgttctcaacaaagaaacggaacaagaactttttaaggaacaaaattgtgccttactctctgtccaaaAAATTTCACTACcgaaaatatcagttgtttggatcccccccccccaattctTTTTCCTATCTACGTTCTTGATCctaatatattcatatacaagTTTATTATCCTCTAAAATATAAGTCTAAAGTGGACATGTCAGGTTTTTCCATGTATATCTAGAGGACTGTGTTTTGCATAGTGAATTTagaatgattttaatattatgattacaatgatacttttttatttacatttaagcattattgatatataaatgaCTAACGACGATAATAACGTATTGTTGTCAAAAaattcaaactgtagtcataacACCACTATAGTTttgattttgacgtgacaacgtcttaaattaggttgcggctcggagtcactcatgaaaaagtgtaacgcccggtaacgttacgatgcccgtccagtgggtccgccgcacgggatccgcacgggataaagcagataactgtgggtccgccgcacgggataaagcagataactatgtttattcgtgaaaatgtggagtgcttagattcgtcatttacaacaactacaacaataaaggtaaataattgtacactgatatttcattatcgtaaactatgattgattgattaattgttagattgacacaaaagttgagaaactgagtttataggttatgtcatactattgacaaatgttgatagtgttaagtaaattattagtttaaatcactctgcaatcaatcgtaattcagtcgattgagaagaaacagcgcgtattgctagtcaaacatttaaaataacaaattataacctctaacctgtcataacagtgcgaccaaacaaacgaactaaaccgaccaatcaccacgcgcggagttagaatttaactgtgtttagcaagaatttcaaattccaattttagtaaatgttttattcaactttaccatttacaataacaaattttaattaatttcaaattatgtacaatgttttagtaaacaaaatatatttctatagttaaaatttgtgcaattcttattttcattcaattccttgttcctatatgcaatttaataatattcatatcaataaatattctaccgagaaaaagacattgtcacgtaaaatcttcgcccgtaaaaccgactttacaggcaaccataattatttttaataagttatctCCTTGTGTAGAtgtcagtaaatattaaaagcgaGAATTATCCATCTTGAGTCGTCATAGTTTAAAGTTTACGAACACAACACACAGCACagcgaataaataaataatatgagaaaCACAGCATctgatgtttaataataaattatgtttaatattcgtGTGGTAGGCGtatcaaatgttgtgttttagttattatttatttatttatttgtcgtgtttttaaaagtgtttaactATGACGGCTTATTCCATCTTTCATACACAGGAGAGGTGCTCAGAAAAAGACTTGTTAATTATACtggactttttaaatatttctcaaattgGCCAAATACATCATTAGCTTTCAGGAATGAATGACCTCTCACTACAAACATAAGTGAAGACTTTCTCACACTGCTAGAATATATaggtaataaacataaaaagacgTTTGtgtcacaattatttttattttagtgcatGTAGCCCATCactgaaaaacatttttcaagttgattgaagaaaaatcgaggttgataGAGTAACTTTAAACTGTAAcagagttttatcaatgttatgtaattgatttatatgttgTTCACTGGCCACATCCATCATCTAAATGAAAAAGTTTGGGATTTtgttcataatataattataatatacatatattcaagTGAACTCAATTATACACTATAACAAATTACTCAGCATCACTGTATAAACTAGAACAGCTTGTACCTGGCTTCATTCCTGGCTGAGCGAAGCTGGGTGTTGTATCTCGGCTCTGCCTGCAATGGTATTGGAGCAGCCCTCATTTGGACCTGCCAAGGAGTCTACATCATCCTCAACTCTACAGCTGCTACTATCACAAGAAACACTGCTATATTCTCTGGGCTCTGTCATTCATCGTAAGTTCTTTCCTAATTCAAAAATTCCATTCAAAAGGCTTTAGTAACTTTCACCAAGCATATCTTAAGTGGGTATATTTTGTTAGCCCACATCAAACCTTGTAAAGTCTTGTATATGAAACCTTCACACTACATATGCTTCACACCATTTTATCTACTAGTGCTTCTGGCCATTATTCCTAAGGAAGGCAGCCTCACCTTTAGTGCTGCCACGCTCTGATGGTGACGAAATAAATACACCTGTTGAGACAGTGCGTTTGCAGAGtaaaattctagagggtctgGGTCACAAATGATTAACAAAGTAGTAAAATTAGAATTCATACAATCCCAAAGGATTTATCCAAAGATAATTTTGAGTGGTTTAGTATGCGCTTAAAATAAAGACTCTTTTGtgattttcacaataaaatatacgtgTGGACAATATTTGagtactattaaatataataaataattattatttaatgtggtATATAATAGGACTGACAAAGGTACTTAAGTTCCCTGTCCACTCATTCCACTATAGTCCCCCCAGTCATAGGAGCGTCAGTAATCACTGCAGTCAATGATATATCATACAGTCAGAGTAGAACAGAGAGTATACAGGAATGTCAAGATCCTAAAAAAGATATACAAGTTAAAAACGTTTTGGGAATTACAGGATTTGTtgctaaaattattaaagattgtGTTCATATGTGTGCTCTGTCAAACAAACTAAGAAGAAATAACACTAAATTAACCCACTATTAGCTATTCCCACTATACTTCAGTTAGCTAATTTTAGCAAGCCATTTATAGTAACAACAGATTCAAATGCAGGTGGATGTGTACTACAAGAAAACCACTAacataaatcaaatcaaatttatttcagaatttacaAGCAAACATAGTACTCTTTATATACacgaaattagtcccacatgggacACAGGAGCTTGTATTTGGTGAACATGGATTGTTACCTGAAGCTTGGTACTTTAAACTAGTTACATACTCTGAATTAAAGTATGATGAGAAAGGGGCTTGAGCAACAATTTTGTGTATTGATAAGTAGCACGAGTTTTTAGTAgtagttttaagttgttttaatcTCAAGAGAAAAGTATGACGATTGTCTCTATGggttaaaagggtttttaatttacCGTTGAATATAAAATCTCAGCATATAAAGCCGATGCAATATTGCACGTGTTTAAGGGCAAGAATGCCGCTTGATCACCACATTATGAAAGTTAAGATGAAAAATATACTGCATTAGTTTGATTACTATACATTCCTTTCAATTTACAACAattgtcaaaacatttttattcatgtgCCATAGCATGTGCAGACAAAGGACTTACATATTTTTTGTGGGAAATGTCAGAGGGATGGTTAGTCATCCTTATTCTAAGGGGATTATTGGTTTTACCATAAACTTTGGACAATGTTTAGAGTTCAACtggtaaataatattgtataaattacaattaatattacctTTAATTTCATATCTTTTGTTATCCATGAGTTGGTTTTCCGCACGGTTAGCGTTCATGAAGCCAACCGtgcattatacatatatacatatatgtattggTTGTTTCCACTACATATGGTTTAATGAACAAGAATTATGCAATTTGGATCATTATTATCATAAATTCATTCATTACtatcataaattattacttaGATGTGATAAtacatattactaaaattaaactcATCTTGATTTAAATAATGCATACTGTATACCGTTATAATAATTTgggattaaaaattaaactaacaactTTATTATGATTTTCAGAATGCTCTATGGGAACCTCTTTGTTTACATCAGTTTTGAGGGAAAGACGCGTATTGACAGATCAGCCCAGTTGCTGGTGATATGGGTGCTGCTGGGCCTGACTGTTGTGGCTGTTATATTAGCGTTGTTACTGCCTTCTCCTGTCCATGCATCAGAACGCTCTTCGCCACGTGTTGGGGTCCTGCAGGCGATCCACAAGTCCTGGGCTGTAGCAACTTCCACACACATGCTCATTCTTTGTCCAATGTTCTTTTATTGCGGTGGGTTCTCGTTATAACTAAGTTCATATCTGGGAAAGATAAGGTAATCATTTCAAAAGACAACATACCTGTATTTCCAATAAATACATTGTTTCCATAGAGAAATTGTCAGTAATcccataattatatttaagttaaaattaaagcaTTTCATAAAAgcacagtttaatttaattagtaaaataattataatactattattgggtatgttttaaaataaacttaaaaatggtCATCACAAAGCATGTATTTTTCTGGACAGTAGAGAAATAGCCACTATAAACTAAAATGCAtgaaataagatttaaattgTGACTCAACAGATAAATCATAAAAATCTTATAGATAAGAAATGGCATAAATTGATCTTAAGGGTAATGCAACTATAGaaagaaaaatatcattgaaAGCCTTGTTGtggcaaataaattgttttttaatgctCTTAGGGCTGAGATATTGTTTGTTCTTCATATGACTATAGAAGAATAATTTCttggaataaaactattaataaaattactcagTTTTCTTTACATTGTCAATATATAACAAAGCCAAATTAATGGCCAGGCTAGAAATGGTATTTGTCATACTATAACAAGAACAGAAAATTttccaatgtaaatttgtattttatggcTTTtagaaatcaaatcttttattttcaGGCCCTCCACAAATTTGTGGTGTggcctgaaaataaaataatatctttaatttgtaaatgcctggcacaaaataaaaatttacattggaaAGTGTAacgaaatatgtaataaatgtaatacttttattaattgcattaaattaaacaatttgcaACTTCGCGAAGAATCTCATTCACCCTGAatggtgttttatatttataatacatttattggaaaatgtaataaaacaatatttatacgcAGTACAGTTTCTTATGTAGtacaactatttacatttttcatgttcATAATCTATTTCATTTCTTGCATACTATCGGAAATCGTTTATCTGGCTACAATAATGATGTACAATTTCATTCTTAATACACTAATGTGTAATTGTGATGCATGCCTTCCTAATGGGTTTTCGGTatgttaatataagttatttaaatatacctaTTTACTTATTACACTGTTCAGTCTCCATTGCTCCTGTTTTCCAAACGATTGGTATTTCTCAATCAGTTTATTCATTAAATCGCTCTTCATATtgatataattaactttttatttgtgaattttatgAGAAGATTCTGCTGGTTGTTTCTGCCAAGaagtgaaataaagttttttacagtttcagattaaataaaactaataagtaaTAGCTGGTAATATAACTGTTTTAACTTGCTCTCTCTTGTACatggacgtagccagcaagggagTCCAAGAGGTCCGGACctccaaacttttaatttttccaattactttttttactaaacgattattattatttaaataattcagtattactgacatgtactgttcaaagatcgttctcaacaaagaaatgggccAAGAACTTTTCAAGAAACAAAATGGGTTCTTACTCTTTGTCCACTTGGGGAAAACTGTCTGTATCCCCCCTCCAATTTTGTCCTGCCTATATTCTTGCTCTTGTAAGACACCACAAGTAATGTTTTAACTtagtattttaacattatttactacTGTAAGATTtagattctttattttttaccaatttcaattattattaattagggTTTATGTTCTCCTAAGAATGTATAGAAAACAAAAGGTTCACTTTCAAGGCCTATATTTTTAGCCCCTCAATggtagtataaaatattgtataaaagagTTTTTCACTTAATAATTAAGACACATACACAAATCTATTTATATAGTTAAGGTATTAAATAGcttaaaaaggtatttaaaagaaaatgtcattccaaaaataataaaagaaaaagatgaGCCTCGTTCTGTTTGTCTCTCTGTCTGTTCACATGCAATCTCTAAAACAAACTTACTTATAGACTCGCAATTTTATCCAGGCgacaatgatggtgcatgtcactccatggatttTGCTAACCATTCAGCTGAGCGAGAGATGAGGCCAAATGCTTGACAGGACTAATATAAGAACTTATCTGCTATTGAATAATATAGTGTGAAATGTTTATTATAGGTTTGCAAATATCCTATTTGTCAGGGGTATTTGGTGCTGCAGTTGGATTTACAACATACTCTGATGGGTTTTCTCCCAACCAGTTGGTAGCTGTCACTGGGTTCTCTACGGGAATTGGTGAAGTTCTGGGTAAGAAAAGTTTTTGGTAAATACATTGCATTGGTGGttcttaaacatttaatacacaaaataaagccttagtttttgtttcatttatgaaTTTTGTCGACAGCTCAGGTACTTCTGATATTGATCAATCCCTTCCTGGAAAACAGGCCTTGGATGCGTACCGCCATTGTCTTCCTAGGGATGATCAGTGATTTTATTGCATTCCTTCTCTCCTACTTAATGTATGCTGACAATTCAATCTTTGGGCCAACGAGTGACTCCACCATCATCACTTCTAGGTAGAGACCAGCCTCGCCTATCCTACCCTCTTTAATTCCACTTGATATGATTGATTACACATTTTAAGTGTTAATGATCCATTTTGAGCTTATCCTAACTTAAAAACTTGTCAGCGGAAATTATGGCCTTGATGGTGAGGCTTTAGCCACATTTAGCTGTCTGGAAATTATAGAAAaacatgatataaatatttttattgattataactAACAAAACGTTATAGGTATTGATTCAGCtgattgtttctttctttctgttattgttatttatttttcatactaattTCTGATCAATCTGGGGTTTATGAAccttaataatgttatttttaattggtaaGAGCAGCATATTATAGTCCAAAACAACCTCATTgagtattaaacataaaaaatcgaTATGCTTAAATAATTGGTTTCCATGACCCCATAAATTGAATAAAGGTTTTAGAGCGGTTAATGACGTGCCGGTACTTGTTGTATGGCTAAGATGTATATgcaaaaaattgaatatttatataagagTAATGGTTGTGCTGCGGTTGTGAAGAAGTGTGTTTTTACATGTGGTGAAATGTAATGTTATGTTTGGAGTGTAAACAATGAGATTAAGTTTTCAAGGATTATAACAATGTAATAGTGACATACTGcagataatttgtttgtgtatggAATCTAAAGTTATGATAAATCTATGTATCTCTTCTACGAAGAGTCTTCTTATTGAGAGACATATTATTGTTGGCTAAACGTtaacaaagcctatcactcgacaggcaatttcatttttatactgtctatctgtctgtttgtccacactatattttgaaaacgaactgatctatagatttgaaatattgcataaagcttcatttctatataagaaaaattGAGTTCAATGACGTGTATGTctttccatgggatttggctgagcgttagctaatattttatgCTGATCTTATATCCTTAAGACCAATCGTGATGGCCATGAAAAATAGTGACCTAAATGAATTGGAAAACAATGCagcacaatcatatgagatttaaaTATGTGACATATTAGTAACTGTCGGGTTCAGTGCAAAGGAATATACAGAAATCATGGTTCATAACGCAatctttgtattaaaatgtttgatctattttaaataagGTGGATCCAACATAGCGATCAAAAACATGAACTTAATCAAAATGAAGTAGTTGCTACTCAACGATGACATGTGGTAGTTCGAAGTTCATATctataaaatgtagaaaaaattaGGAGAAGGGATATTCAAAACTCACCCTGTACATTATGTCTCTCAATTAAGGGTAGTATTGTACACATCACCTAAAACTATAATATTCTTGTGAGTTAATAACTCAAAACTTGTACAAATATAacttttagaatgttcaaaa contains these protein-coding regions:
- the LOC124366596 gene encoding UNC93-like protein MFSD11 isoform X1 is translated as MFLYSAFYTLSNLEKLILHSVQSELPEYGGDGFVSLSILYISFAVFMWCVAPVMSVTGPKCALTLGAVGFSLYLASFLAERSWVLYLGSACNGIGAALIWTCQGVYIILNSTAATITRNTAIFSGLCHSSMLYGNLFVYISFEGKTRIDRSAQLLVIWVLLGLTVVAVILALLLPSPVHASERSSPRVGVLQAIHKSWAVATSTHMLILCPMFFYCGLQISYLSGVFGAAVGFTTYSDGFSPNQLVAVTGFSTGIGEVLAQVLLILINPFLENRPWMRTAIVFLGMISDFIAFLLSYLMYADNSIFGPTSDSTIITSRSWIAMVIALLLGLSDGIFMPMLISVVGKIYPDATASALTIYTFCFSLASAVSFFYSAFLGLHMQITVLVGQGITGALAFAYVNYHVWKK
- the LOC124366596 gene encoding UNC93-like protein MFSD11 isoform X2, whose amino-acid sequence is MFLYSAFYTLSNLEKLILHSVQSELPEYGGDGFVSLSILYISFAVFMWCVAPVMSVTGPKCALTLGAVGFSLYLASFLAERSWVLYLGSACNGIGAALIWTCQGVYIILNSTAATITRNTAIFSGLCHSSMLYGNLFVYISFEGKTRIDRSAQLLVIWVLLGLTVVAVILALLLPSPVHASERSSPRVGVLQAIHKSWAVATSTHMLILCPMFFYCAQVLLILINPFLENRPWMRTAIVFLGMISDFIAFLLSYLMYADNSIFGPTSDSTIITSRSWIAMVIALLLGLSDGIFMPMLISVVGKIYPDATASALTIYTFCFSLASAVSFFYSAFLGLHMQITVLVGQGITGALAFAYVNYHVWKK